The DNA region CTGGACTCGGCATCGGCCTTTCAAGATCCAGCGGTAGACGCAGTAGAAAGTGTAAGGATACATCGGTCGATGGACGATTTGGTGACCACTTTGCTAACCGTGTCTCAGccgtcgacgaggagggagatgtggTCATGGTCGAtcccacaccacccagccCGGACAAGGCGGAACGGCGTCGGTCGAGAGTGAGTTGGACAACCCCGGTATCGAACTCCCCCGGACGGAATACTGACCACGGGCCGCAACAGCAATACCCTCCCCGTCcggaggatgatgttgtcATGGTTGATGCCGGGGATGCAACCCCTACTCGACCTCCTCTCAAGCGCTCAGCCTCGAGCGCGAATAAGAAATCGGggttctcttctctctttgGTGGTGTCTTTACACCGAGCAAGTCGGATCCCCGTTTGGATCCGCGCTCCACAGACCCTCGTCTGGATTCGCGCCCAGAGCCTCGTAGGCGCAGCACTGCTTTTACAACGACGGAtgaggaagctggaagacgagttgaagaggatgaagctGAGCGGGAGGCTCGCCGCGCTGCTCGTCGTGCTGCACGCCGAGCCGAGAAGGAAGCTGCAGAGAGGGGTGCAGGTGAACAAGCAGCCGAGGAAGCCCGCCGGGCCAAGGACGAAGAACGCCGTCGGCGACGCAAgagacaacaagaagaagaagaggcccGCAGacaggaagaaaaagaagcgcGGCGTGCGGAAAGACGTGCTCAACGTGCTCGGGAGGAAGCTGACAGGCGATATGCAGAGCAGCCGGATTCTGAGAAAGCGGAGCGTCGCAGGCAACGTGCAGAGAGGGAGGCTGCCGAAGCCGATGCTCAGGCCCGGCGGGCAGCGAGACACCAGGAGCGTCGCCGCGGTCACCAGCCGGAGGAGCCGGCTCGGGAtattgttgaagaagaacgccaccaccgtcgtcACCGCAGCCACCAGCCCGAAGATTTTGCACAGCGTgacccagaagaagaagaacgacGCCGTCGCCGTGATGCAAGACGGGCTACGCAAGAAGCCCAAGTGAGGGAGGAGCGTCATCATGTAAACGGACGACATCGTTCTGAACCTCCTGTCGAGCACTCGGTATATCCTAATGAGCACCAGCACGCAAGAGAAAACACGGCTGGCTCGTGGCCTCATTCGGGCACGTCATCCTGGGTGAAGGAGCATTCTGATgcgccaccgcctccagaaaatgaggaagaagatgagggtCCTCTCCCCGTCGAAGAGGTgattgatgaggaagaggcacGCCGTGAAGCTCGTAGGGCGAGACGTCGGTCAAGATATGCTGAGGCGGCAGCTGTTGAGAATGGCGGGATGACTGCTGAAGATCTTGACGAGgaaagacgaagaagaaagcGACGCGAGGAACGGGAGCGGGatagggagagggagagggatcGTGCTGAGCGTGATCATCGCTACCCCCCCGAACGGGACTATCACAAAGGATCGGATGGCAGTGGAGATATGCGCCGTGATCCTCGACGCAGCTCAACATTCGATGCTGCCACGCCAAGAAGCTCGTGGTGGAAGAGACTCGCTGGGAAAAACTGAATGTTGTATGAGAGTGATGAGAGATGACGGCTGgttctgttttttttttgtttttttttgagatGATATGAAGTGTTGAGTACGATATTTTGGATGGGTTGCATaaggtggttggttggtttgtttAGATTGAGGGAGCACTTCATCacttgttttgtttcggTTTATGTTTACTTTACTTTGTTGGCCTCTTGGATTGTGATTGTGCAAACTTTCCCCCTGTACTCATTCGTTTGTGTTCTTCATGGAAGTGGCGCTCGGTTTTGGACATCAGCATATGCATCCTGGTCTTGAGTTATGCTCGTTGAGACCTGGGGATCATCCATCAGTTGTCGACCATGTACTTCTGTGTAAGGGAGATATATCCAACATTTGTCACCATGTCTGTTTTATAATGGTAGATGTATAGCACAGTTTTCTTCATCCATTACCTCGTTTTGACACCAGAATAGGCCTCACAACCAACCGTATTCCATATCCGCCTGCTCTCACACTGCATGAGCAGGCAGCGGTTGGCTCCTGACCCAACGATACCAACATCAGTCAAACGACTGgtcccagcagcaacaaaacaacagaaGCAGTTGCGTGTAGTGTAATGTGCAAGCCTGAGTGGAGTAGTAGTTAACTCGTCGCCCTTCCAAATCTGGAGCAAGGCGGAAACTCGGGTGCAAATCCCGGCTCTGGCagttctttttgctttcgGTTTTTCGATTCTTTGTTATTTATAGTTGTTCAATTTTTTTCTATAAATTAGCAAGGCCAGGTACGACCACCAAGGCCACGTGTGACCACCACTGTCATGTTGTTTCTGAGCCAGCTATGAAGTTTTCAACATGAACATTATGCTGCTACCTCCAAATGTCTGCAACTCCCGTGGATATACACACCTCAAGAAGTTTCCTCTCAGGGCCGTGATGTAACCgctctttccttttcctcctctttgaGCTTCCGCactcttctctcctctcgCCATCCAGGGCCCCATTTGGTCAAGACCCAGAGGATAGGAGAAAATAACACGAGAACTAGTCCCCAGAAAGTAAAtgtccatcctctccccataGCCCTCAGCATGTACTCGATCACGGCCGTTCCACCAGCGCCAAAGAGACACCTGACGAGATTCATGGCCGCTACGGCGGTGGCGGGAGCTTCAGGGTACAAGTCCACAAGAAGAGTATTGAGTATCGAGAAGGACCCTGTCACACAGAGGCCGATTAGGAAAACTAGTGCCAGTGGTCCTGCAACATGGGTTTCGAAGTGAAGTACCCAGCCATAGCAGATTACAGCCGCTACTCCGGCGAAAAGGAATGGGGAAGCTGGTAGTATGCGAGCCTTTTCTATCGGAAAATTCGAAAGATCGTCGCCACGCTTGTAGTCAATGGTGAAGCCTATCTTGCGGGCTATTCGGCGGTAGTTGTGGTCCAGAATGTACCCCTGCATGACAGCGGCAAAGCAGCATCCGACTCCATAGGGCAGGTAGCATAGACCGAGCTGAAGGTCACTGTAGTGATAGATAGCTTCAAGCTCGGTAGACAGTGTTGCAGCAATGAGAATGAACACCAAGTAGGTCAAGGTGCCGTAAAAcagaagaagggcgaggtCCTTTTCGAAGGCCACCTTGAGTGTATTAAACGGGTTCGGAAAGCGCAGCTTTTGCTTGGTGCGGGCGCCACCCAATGATTCTCCATTGCGCTTCCGGCGGCGAGCACGACACAGGTCGACGGCCGTCATGTTCCACCAGCTCTGGGCTGGAATTGAACCATTGCCCACCACGTTTCTGCATGTCTCAGGCACCGTCAGGGCGTACGGTATGAGCCAGACCGCGGCGTAAATCATACAGAACCAGAATATAGCTGGCCAGCCGAGGTACTCGGCAAGGAGACCTCCAAATACCGGGCTCAGGGCAGGACCAATATTGATGCCGGCGCCAACAATTCCCATGTATTTACCCCTCTCGGCACTGACTGCAACGTCCGCAATCACAGCAAAGCTAAGAGCTACTGTCCCACTGCTGCCTGCACTCTGAACCATCCTCAAGACCAGAAGCGCGGCAAAGTTCTTCTGCAGAGCTAGGCCGAGGTTGGCAAAGATGTAGATGACGAAGCATATCAAAAAGGCCGGTCTTCTGCCAGCGGCATCTGCTAGGTCGCCAACAAGGGTGGGGGCGATGGCTTGAAAGATCATGTAGGTGGTCAGGGTAAGATTGATCATACTGACCGAGACGTCAAGATCCCGAGCTATAGGCACCAGAGCCGGAAAGTATATATTTGCTGTCATTCTTTCTCGGAGGTTAGCTAAGCAAGCACTTGTATCGGATTTCTCACCAACTCGGAGgcagtgtggtggtgacttaCGGTGAGACGAAGCTGGAGAAAGCGATCATGGTCACGATCCATCGTTTCGTACTTTTGGAGAAGACACTATAAGCTGGACCGCTGGGTACTTGAGCCAATGCTTCTGGATCTGAGTCAGATGTGGtgtcgttgatgttgctcGAGCTGTTGTCTGCTGGCCGGCCATTACCGGCATCTTCGGCATCGTATTTTTGACTCTCTTGTTGGAGCGGCGGATCTTGATGAGGATCCATCATGCTCGTTAGGGTCAGGTCTCACGGGGGTAATGTGAAGATAAGATGAGATGGACAGTCAAGAAAcatggaggatgagaggaaTTACATCAAGTAATGAATCACGCTCCACCGCTGCCTTCACTACCTACTCAACGCGATCAGCCGGCCTTGCAGGACGGCGGCAAACCAGAAGAGGTTAAACGGTGCCTGCGCACAATCGGTCGCCTTGCAGGAGATAGTCCCTGGGCCCAAACTTTTGTCGGATAAGGGcgtggaagaaggaaggcCTTGTTATTCCCGAAGCTTGGTAATGGCAAAGATGGTAACAAAGATGAGCCTCGAATGAGGAAAACTGTAAGTGAGGCGGACTGCGGCTTCGGGTCCACATGGCAGGGAAGATGCTAAGCTTCTAGTTCATCAAGTTGGAAGGATGTGCCTCGAGCCGTGGGTACTCCGCCGGCCCCGGCACCGAAGACCGCCACCCAGGAAAGTCGTATACCCATCACTGTCGTCATTGAGATCTCATTGGGGACCATATGACCACAAACAATGGAAAAGCGGTCACGTTCAAGCAAGTAAGTTAATGTGATTGTGGACTCGGGCACTACCGAAAACCGGAATGGAGGATGGGCCTGTATCTCAAGGTAGTGGTACCTCAACGGGAGCTGAAGAACGCCATGACCAGCCGAATGAGGTCCGAAAATCCGGGGTGAAGCCGAATAGTGGGTCAGCAGGCTCGGTTCTTGGCAAGGTTTCGCCCGCCGAGACAGCCAGCAAGCCACAAAGCTTGGGCCAGCCCCGTCATCTCCCAAACCGCCAAAGCCACGTCAAGCAGTTGCCGGCGATAGCAACAACCCAAACTTTCGTTCACATGGCCGACCTTACCACAGCGTTCAACGCCCTTTTGAAGGGCCGAGAGGCTCCTCCAACCAAGCCTTTTAATCTGGATACGGCCGACGAGTTCCTAAAAGAAGCCCACAGGATAGTAAGTCTCCGACAACCCCTGAAGCTTGACCTTGAGCTACCCCTGTTCGTCTCTTTAACACGCAGCCTGAGCATAGAACACCCTTATTGCCCGTCTCCATTCCGAACTGCGCAACCTGAGACAGGCCTATCtttccaccgccgccccgcGCAAGACTCACCTCCGCAATGCCTCCTCCCAGCCTATATTCCTCACCGACCGCGACAGAGAAGAGATTGACGCCAACGCCAAGATGACGATTCGAGATCTCAATGCTCGCATCCGCGCGCTCGAGGACGCCGAGAAATTGCGCCAGAGCACGGCGGCAGCGCTTTTAAAGAAACGGTTCTCCCACGGACTCGGCGCTTTGGGTTCTTGGGCAGCTGGTGGAGCTATGTTGGGCAAGAgcaaggagcaggagatggCAGAGGCTGCGGCGCATCAGCTGGAAGCCCACAGAGACAGTATCATCTGGTATCTCTCGACACGCTTACGGGAAACCATTCGGACACAGCAGCGCATGATGGAGACTCGCTTGGCCAGGGAGCTTGAAAAGAACAGGAGTGTGCTAGCCAGGGCCAAAGGCTCTGTGTTGCTGGCCTCTGGAGGGGGCTACACTGCCGAACCAGTTACAGCAGGGGCAAGGCCGAATGTGCATAATGCCAGTCTAGCTGCTGAAGAGGAGCAAAGGCCAAAGCCACGCCTTGATAACGACCTTACCGAGGATCAGATTCAGATGTTCGAAAAGGGGAACCAAGATATGCTTAAGCATTATGAAAGCACACTGGATAAAGTCAGGTACGAATCTATCACAGCCGAGGCTTACAGACTCAACTGCATGCTGACAGCTGAACAGAACTGCAGAAAAGTCACTCATCGAGATTGCCGAGTTGCAGAACTTACTAGTTGGCAATCTCACTGCTCAGTCGGCTCATATCGACCAATTGGTGGCCGAGTCGTTTGACACGACGGAAGGTATTGGGAAAGGCAACAAAGAGCTCAAGAAGAGCACCTCGAGGAGTAGCCCTGCTCGATACACTTTCTTTGCTGCCGCAGGGCTATGTACCGCGCTTGTTCTTTGGGACTTGATAATTTAGCCAAATGTATTTCAACTTGACCCGTTGCTTGGAAGGTAAAACCGAGGACCTGACATTTCAATGACCATATCTAATGAAGCAAGAGTGGTGTGACTCCTGTCCAGCACACTTCTGTCCAGCACACTTCTATCCGCAAGTACAAATCATTCATATTCCCAATGCATGTCCGTAATGCTCATGCActtttcttctccacccCAGCGTTCACATGCTTAACCATCTAAAGAATAACCCAAGGCATCCAAGAGTCTCTCGGAGGTACCATTACAGACAACTGTCAAAACTCGGCCATTGGCCAGAAAAAGCTTttcgaaaagaagaaaacgaCGCGAAACAGAACTCCATGTCCCACAAACAACCCAGACTGACTGGTTCATTTCGGAGCTGTTTGGGCAAAAGCCTCAACGTACAAACCAAACTCAACTCATGACAAGTCACGCACAACCCTGTCAATGGCCTTGGCCACGTACTCGACATTTCTGGTGTTCAGACCAGCCATGCTGATGCGCCCGTTCTTGGTCATGTAAATATGGAAGTCTGACCTGATCTTCTGGACCTGGGTTTCAGACAGGCCAGTGAAGCTGAACATACCGATCTGGTCGGTGATATGGTTCCACTGGCCAGGCGTGCCCAACTCTTCCAGCTTGGACCGCAGCGCCTGGCGCATGGCAATAATGCGGCCAGACATGGTGCGGAGGTTCTCTTGCCACTCAGCAAACAGATCCTTGTCGTTCAGCACGATCGAGGCAATGCGGGCGCCGTAAATCGGCGGGTTACTGATCTCTGACCGCTGCAGAATGGCCAGCTGGGAAGCTACACGGGTGGTGACTTCGGCAGCGtccggtgctggaggggcCACAAA from Podospora pseudocomata strain CBS 415.72m chromosome 3, whole genome shotgun sequence includes:
- a CDS encoding hypothetical protein (COG:U; EggNog:ENOG503NTVW) encodes the protein MEDGPVSQGSGTSTGAEERHDQPNEVRKSGVKPNSGSAGSVLGKVSPAETASKPQSLGQPRHLPNRQSHVKQLPAIATTQTFVHMADLTTAFNALLKGREAPPTKPFNLDTADEFLKEAHRINTLIARLHSELRNLRQAYLSTAAPRKTHLRNASSQPIFLTDRDREEIDANAKMTIRDLNARIRALEDAEKLRQSTAAALLKKRFSHGLGALGSWAAGGAMLGKSKEQEMAEAAAHQLEAHRDSIIWYLSTRLRETIRTQQRMMETRLARELEKNRSVLARAKGSVLLASGGGYTAEPVTAGARPNVHNASLAAEEEQRPKPRLDNDLTEDQIQMFEKGNQDMLKHYESTLDKVRTAEKSLIEIAELQNLLVGNLTAQSAHIDQLVAESFDTTEGIGKGNKELKKSTSRSSPARYTFFAAAGLCTALVLWDLII
- a CDS encoding hypothetical protein (EggNog:ENOG503NU52; COG:S), which translates into the protein MMDPHQDPPLQQESQKYDAEDAGNGRPADNSSSNINDTTSDSDPEALAQVPSGPAYSVFSKSTKRWIVTMIAFSSFVSPMTANIYFPALVPIARDLDVSVSMINLTLTTYMIFQAIAPTLVGDLADAAGRRPAFLICFVIYIFANLGLALQKNFAALLVLRMVQSAGSSGTVALSFAVIADVAVSAERGKYMGIVGAGINIGPALSPVFGGLLAEYLGWPAIFWFCMIYAAVWLIPYALTVPETCRNVVGNGSIPAQSWWNMTAVDLCRARRRKRNGESLGGARTKQKLRFPNPFNTLKVAFEKDLALLLFYGTLTYLVFILIAATLSTELEAIYHYSDLQLGLCYLPYGVGCCFAAVMQGYILDHNYRRIARKIGFTIDYKRGDDLSNFPIEKARILPASPFLFAGVAAVICYGWVLHFETHVAGPLALVFLIGLCVTGSFSILNTLLVDLYPEAPATAVAAMNLVRCLFGAGGTAVIEYMLRAMGRGWTFTFWGLVLVLFSPILWVLTKWGPGWREERRVRKLKEEEKERAVTSRP